A single genomic interval of Puntigrus tetrazona isolate hp1 chromosome 1, ASM1883169v1, whole genome shotgun sequence harbors:
- the LOC122323631 gene encoding polymeric immunoglobulin receptor-like, with translation MYDDNNKGLLKVFISDLTEGDEGTYRCGVNTDKDHLFTEIKLKISTADDFPASSTSAVFGESVKLTCNSPEKNKTFKHICKENKEKICEKISSSEFSESTAGVFTAIFSNVRLRDAGVYWCGEETRNKHLTSVSLTNKHELTLSIPPVIGREGDSVDIKCPYDKKYSKKQSICPKENVSRKMLKI, from the exons AtgtatgatgataataataaaggaCTTCTGAAGGTTTTTATCAGTGATTTAACTGAAGGTGATGAAGGAACGTACAGATGTGGAGTGAATACTGATAAAGATCATCTGTTCACTGAGATCAAACTGAAGATCAGTACAG ctGATGATTTTCCTGCATCAAGCACATCAGCTGTTTTTGGTGAAAGTGTGAAACTCACCTGTAATTCTCCTGAGAAAAACAAGACCTTCAAACACATCTGTAAAGAGAACAAGGAGAAGATCTGTGAGAAGATCAGTTCATCAGAGTTTTCTGAAAGTACAGCAGGAGTTTTCACAGCGATCTTCAGTAATGTGAGGCTGAGAGATGCTGGAGTTTACTGGTGTGGAGAAGAAACCAGAAACAAACATCTGACTTCTGTTTCTCTCACCAATAAACATGAGCTGACTTTATCCA TTCCTCCAGTGATTGGACGAGAAGGAGATTCAGTCGACATCAAATGTCcttatgataaaaaatattcaaaaaaacaaagcatctgTCCAAAGGAAAATGTTTCAAGAAAGATGCTCAAAATATAA
- the LOC122349461 gene encoding natural cytotoxicity triggering receptor 2-like, whose protein sequence is MFLIIVLSLIIFNVVFFRVSQEASVGESVNFSCKHIRNQDQRFFCRGDQPNICIRDGLRVSSSNRINHRFSLTEETSAGVFTVKIRDLREEDSGKYWCGEESSGSFIFTEVQLHVTRGFFCLSREA, encoded by the exons ATGTTTCTGATTATTGTACTATCACTCATCATATTTAATGTTGTGTTCTTCAGGGTCTCTCAGGAAGCGTCTGTTGGAGAATCAGTGAACTTCAGCTGTAAACACATCAGGAATCAAGATCAGAGGTTTTTCTGTAGAGGAGATCAGCCCAATATCTGCATCAGAGACGGACTCCGTGTTTCATCCAGTAACAGGATAAACCACAGATTCTCTCTGACTGAAGAAACCTCTGCTGGAGTCTTTACTGTGAAGATCAGAGACCTGAGAGAAGAGGATTCTGGGAAATACTGGTGTGGAGAAGAGAGTTCTGGGTCCTTCATATTCACTGAAGTTCAGCTACATGTGACCAGAg gttTCTTCTGTCTGTCCCGAGAAGCATGA
- the LOC122349470 gene encoding uncharacterized protein LOC122349470, with protein MLCFFRVSQEASVGESVNISCKHIRNQDQRFFCRGDQPNICIRDGVHVSSSNRINHRFSLTEETSAGVFTVKIRDLREEDSGKYWCGEESSGSFIFTEVQLHVPRVSGFSVTALVSVGLVLLAVFLALVLFKIKRSRKHDVISSDRRETEGHQTDREEIQVSDPESAHLYSTVQSPTIPSDGLLYSSVSFRSTKSLSVTLQSDSVKTRFTVNMHPSITALDQNNISTGYQNLSLRIMTEPRVKIVLFY; from the exons ATGTTGTGTTTCTTCAGGGTCTCTCAGGAAGCGTCTGTTGGAGAATCGGTGAACATCAGCTGTAAACACATCAGGAATCAAGATCAGAGGTTTTTCTGTAGAGGAGATCAGCCCAATATCTGCATCAGAGACGGAGTTCATGTTTCATCCAGTAACAGGATAAACCACAGATTCTCTCTGACTGAAGAAACCTCTGCTGGAGTCTTTACTGTGAAGATCAGAGACCTGAGAGAAGAGGATTCTGGGAAATACTGGTGTGGAGAAGAGAGTTCTGGGTCCTTCATATTCACTGAAGTTCAGCTACATGTGCCCAGAg TTTCAGGCTTTTCTGTGACAGCTTTGGTTTCTGTGGGTCTGGTCCTGCTGGCTGTGTTTTTAGCGCTGGTgttgttcaaaataaaacgcAGCAGAAAACACG ACGTCATCTCGTCAGacaggagagagacagaaggcCACCAAACT GATCGAGAAGAGATTCAGGTCTCAGATCCCGAATCAGCTCATCTCTATTCCACCGTCCAGTCACCCACAATCCCCTCTGATGGGCTCCTGTACTCCTCTGTCAGTTTCAGAAGCACGAAGAGTCTCTCAGTGACTCTTCAGTCAGATTCAGTGAAGACGAGATTCACTGTGAATATGCATCCGTCAATCACAGCATTGGACCAAAATAATATCAGCACTGGATATCAGAACCTGTCGCTGAGAATAATGACCGAGCCGCGTGTAAAAATCGTTCTGTTTTATTAG